A stretch of Bacillota bacterium DNA encodes these proteins:
- the codY gene encoding GTP-sensing pleiotropic transcriptional regulator CodY, translating into MKTLLEKTRRINRTIQQSVGYQVDFNEMAKLVSEVMEATVYVFSRKGKLLGSAVHAAFGTSVMEDEVLTQGSLSADFNQELLKIDITSANQKGSDQTIYNPDVVSPFADKNITIVPLAGGGERLGTLIIAKTDQEFTDADLILAEYAATVVGMEIVRSRSDKLDDEVRKKAACQIAISTLSFSEQEAVEHIFDELDGEEGLLVASKIADSVGITRSVIVNALRKLESAGVIESRSLGMKGTYIRVLNDFFLEELAKHRTR; encoded by the coding sequence ATGAAAACATTATTGGAAAAGACTAGACGAATCAATCGAACAATCCAACAATCCGTTGGATACCAAGTAGATTTTAATGAAATGGCTAAGTTAGTTTCCGAAGTGATGGAAGCGACAGTCTATGTATTCAGCAGAAAAGGCAAACTTTTGGGATCTGCGGTCCATGCAGCATTCGGGACCAGTGTAATGGAGGATGAAGTTTTAACCCAGGGCAGCTTATCTGCTGACTTTAACCAGGAGCTTTTAAAAATCGATATTACCAGCGCCAACCAAAAAGGGTCAGACCAAACAATCTACAACCCGGATGTAGTCAGTCCCTTTGCTGACAAAAACATCACTATCGTACCTTTAGCAGGTGGGGGAGAGCGGCTTGGCACTCTGATTATCGCCAAAACCGATCAGGAGTTTACCGACGCTGACTTGATTTTAGCGGAGTACGCTGCCACCGTAGTCGGCATGGAAATTGTCAGATCCAGATCTGACAAGCTTGACGATGAGGTCCGCAAAAAAGCAGCCTGTCAAATTGCCATCAGCACGCTCTCATTTTCAGAGCAGGAAGCAGTTGAGCACATCTTTGACGAACTTGATGGTGAAGAAGGTCTGCTGGTTGCCAGTAAAATCGCGGACAGTGTGGGCATTACCCGCTCCGTAATCGTTAATGCGCTGCGGAAACTAGAGAGCGCCGGTGTAATTGAGTCCCGCTCTCTGGGTATGAAAGGTACTTACATTCGTGTCCTGAACGATTTTTTCTTAGAAGAACTGGCCAAGCACCGCACCCGCTGA